TGCTTGACGCCGCACGGGGCACCTCCGCGTCCTCGGTGCTGGTGGCGACCGAGGTGGGAATGCTGCACCAGTTACGCCAGGCGGCGCCGAACGTCGACTTCCGGGCCGTGAACGACCGGGCCTCCTGCCGGTACATGAAGATGATCACCCCCGCCGCGCTGCTCCGCTGCCTGCGCGAAGGGCTCGACGAGGTCCACGTCGATCCCGACACCGCGAGCCAGGCGCGCAGCGCCGTACGACGGATGATCGAGATCGGCAGGCCGGGCGGCGGCGAATGACCGTCCGATGGGAGGCCGACGCCGACGTGCTCGTGGTCGGCACCGGAGTAGCGGGGCTGACCGCGGCGCTGCACGCCCGGCGGCTGGGCCTGCGGGTCCTGGTGGTGACCAAAGGAGCGGCCGAGGACGGCAACACCCGATGGGCACAGGGCGGCGTCGCCGTCGTCCTCGCCGAACCGGCCTCCTCGGCGGCGGCCGTCGACTCCGTCGACCGGCATGTCGCCGACACGCTCGCGGCGGGAGCCGGGCTCTGTGACGAGTCCGCCGTGGGCGGGATCGTCGGCGCGGGCCCCACCGCCGTGACCGAGCTGATCGACCTGGGGGCGCGCTTCGACGCGGCAGCCGACGGCGGCGGGCTCGCCAGGACCAGGGAGGGCGGCCACAGCGCCTACCGGGTGATCCACGCGGGTGGCGACGCGACCGGAGCGGAGGTCTCCCGCGCCCTGCTGGCCGCGGCGCGGGACGGCGGCCTCGCCGTCCTGGAGCGGCATGTCGCGGTGGAGACGCTGCGCACCCCGGCGGGGGCGGTGGCGGGCCTGCTCGTGCTCGACCCCGACGGGTCGCCCGGCCTGCTGCGGGCCCCGGCGGTGGTGCTCGCCACCGGCGGGATCGGCCAGCTCTATCAGGCCACCTCGAACCCGGACGGCGCGACCGGCGACGGGCTGGCGCTGGCGCTGCGGGCCGGCGCGGTGGTGTCGGACCTGGAGTTCGTCCAGTTCCACCCGACCGTGCTCTACAGCGGGCCGGCGTCCCGAGGCCGCCGACCGCTCATCACCGAGGCCGTCCGGGGTGAGGGCGCGGTGTTGATCGACGCCGCAGGCGACCGGGTGATGGCGGGCGTACACCCGATGGCCGACCTCGCACCCCGGGACGTCGTCTCCGCCGCGATCACCCGACGGCTCACCGAGG
This genomic stretch from Actinoalloteichus hoggarensis harbors:
- a CDS encoding L-aspartate oxidase gives rise to the protein MTVRWEADADVLVVGTGVAGLTAALHARRLGLRVLVVTKGAAEDGNTRWAQGGVAVVLAEPASSAAAVDSVDRHVADTLAAGAGLCDESAVGGIVGAGPTAVTELIDLGARFDAAADGGGLARTREGGHSAYRVIHAGGDATGAEVSRALLAAARDGGLAVLERHVAVETLRTPAGAVAGLLVLDPDGSPGLLRAPAVVLATGGIGQLYQATSNPDGATGDGLALALRAGAVVSDLEFVQFHPTVLYSGPASRGRRPLITEAVRGEGAVLIDAAGDRVMAGVHPMADLAPRDVVSAAITRRLTEAPGGVDDHVYLDATHLSGPAFRRRFPTVFAAARAAGVDPAVAPIPVAPAAHFSCGGIVASTEGRTGVVGLYAVGELARTGLHGANRLASNSLLEGLVTGRAVAEAVAADLAACLLGGPTESVDAVLPAEAVADRPVLQRVMSRHAAIGRDAAGLATATAALDDCSVVRPLRTPELVADAALALVARLLLLAASSRTETRGCHVRHDHPGRDDRHWRRSLPARLDVAGQPILVDPISLKGVA